The sequence below is a genomic window from Serratia nevei.
CGCCGCCTGGTGATCACCGGCGTGGTGATGCTGCTGACCGCCGTGGTGCTGAATCAGCTTGGCCATCTGCTGCCGGTGAAACATCCGAGCCCTACCCTGACCTTCGACAATATCCATCGCGTCAGCGAGCTGACCGGCATCCCGACCAAGGACGCTTCCGGCGACAGCTTCCCCGGCGACCACGGCATGATGCTGATTATTTTTTCCTGCTTTATGCTGCGCTATTTCGGCCGCGGCGCCTTCACCGTCGCCCTGCTGATTACGCTGGTCTTCTCATTGCCACGCGTGATGATTGGCGCCCACTGGTTTACCGATATCGCCGTCGGTTCGCTGTCCGTGGTGCTGGTTGGCGCCAGTTGGGTGCTGATGACGCCTTGCAGCGACTGGATTGTCGATCGGTTGAATCGCCTGTTGCCTGGCAAGCACCGCCCCGGCCAACCATAACGTGCGGCTATGACTCATACCGGGAGGCCCACGCCTCCCGTGCCCTACCCCCGCGCCGCGCGCAAAATTTCACCGCCGCCCGTTAACGCTTTTGCAACCTGATTTCACGCCAGATTCATACATCGGACAATTGGCGTTTTTTATATGAAGATTTACATTATGTTACATCACAAATTCATATAAAAAAGACGGGAAAAAGGCTCGCAATCCCCTATTTGTTCCGGTAATCTCAGATGCGTTTGTGCCTGGTTTAAGTCGAATCAGTATGGAATCCGATAAAAATGTGCGTTCTCGCACGTTTTCAACGGTAACTGGTTGTCGATGCAACAGGTGCGGACTAGGCTCGTTCCGTTTGGCATTTTTCAGGTAGCGACTTTCGTCGTTAAGGACTTCAAGGGAAAACAACAACAATGGTCAAATCTCAACCGTTTCTGAGATATTTTTTGCGGGTAGTCCCTGCAATTGCCGCGGCGGTTATGCTGTCAGCGTGCAGCTCGACTCACACTTCGAACTTGAATAACGCACAAACTGAGATGCGTGCAGTTAATGACAAAGACGGTCTTTTACTGCAAGCCTCTCAGGATGAATTCGAAGCGATGGTCCGCAACGTTGACGTCAAGTCAAAGATTATGGATCAGTACGCGGACTGGAAAGGCGTTCGCTACCGCTTAGGCGGTGACACCAAGCGCGGCATCGATTGCTCGGCGTTTGTGCAGCGTACCTTCCGCGAACAGTTCGGCATGGATTTACCGCGCTCTACCTATGAACAGGAAGATCTCGGCAAGAAAATCCAGCGCACCAAGCTGCGCGCCGGCGATTTGGTGCTGTTCCGCGCCGGCTCTACCGGGCGCCATGTCGGCATCTATTTAGGCAACGATCAATTCGTTCACGCCTCCACCAGCAGTGGTGTCATGATTTCCAAGCTGACCGATAACTATTGGGACAAACGTTATCGAGAAGCGCGCCGGGTGCTGACCAGCGGCTGACGGCGCATCGCCTTGAAGATTCCGAATACCAAACGAGCGATAAGCGCCGCCTACGGGCGGCGTTTTTTTTGGCGGTTGAACAGGTGCCCTCGCGCTTGGTCCCTGGCTTATCGTCACCTCTCCCCGCTTAACGCCGCCGCACGCCATTATTTTGATAAACTGTTGGCAGGAAATCGCGCCGTCGAGGAAAAACTCGCCTATTATCGTCAGATGACGGCAACGGCGCCCCGGCGTTATTTAAAACGTTTCCGCTTAGAATAGGCGCATTATATTTCTGTCGGCGACGCCGCGTATTTAAACGGCGCCGCCGGTTGGTACGGGATAAAAAGGCAAAAATGAAAAAAAAGCCGTTGGTACAATCCATTAACTGGCTGTGCGACACCCCTGACGCCCTGTTGCAGAAGACTCGGTTATGGGCTTGAAAAGGGCTTTCGCCCGCAGCGTCTCTCACCGACAGCGCAGCCTGGCTAAAAGCGGCGTCGCCGCTCTGGTATTTTTTACGCTATTCACCGCGGTCACGCTTTCTTTGATCAACCACCAGCGCACGCAATATCAACATAAAGTCGAAGCGCGTACGCAAAAGTTCACGCTGGGTTATATCTCGCATCTGACGGCCGTGATGCAGCAAATGATGCCGCTGTTGGACAAGCCTTGCCTCTCCAGCCAGTCGGACATTACCTACCAGGCGGCCTTTACCAGCGGCGTGCGCACCTTTCTGTTGGTGAAAGACGGCTACGCCTATTGCTCCTCCGCCACCGGCGACATGATGCTGCCGATGAAAAACCTCTATCAGGACATCGACTGGGATCTGCCTTTGGATCTCAAGCTGCAGCAGGGCACGCCGATCGTGCCAAATAAGCCTGCGGTTGCGGTTTGGCTGCGGCATCCCGGCGAGCAGGCCACCGGCATCCTCGCTACGCTGGACATCGATCTGATGCCCTATCTGCTGTTCACCTCGCACGACGAACAGGCGCCGGGCATCGCCATCGTGATGGGCAATCGCGCGCTGACCACTTTCAGCCCGAACCTGATGCCGGTCGATCAACTGCCGAAAGGCAAGGCGGATAACCTGACGCTGCCCAATCTGCCGTTGACCATCATGTTCTACAACGAGAAGCTGACGCCCAACGACATTCGCCTGACGCTGTTGGGCAGCCTGGTGCTGTCATTGATGATCGGCGTACTCTGCTACTACATGCTGCTGCTGCGGCAAAGCCCGGAGCGCGCGCTGCTGCGCGGCATCAAGCGCAACGAGTTCTTTATCGAATACCAGCCGGTGTTCCACACCGACAGCAACAGCATCGGCGGGCTGGAAGCGCTGATTCGCTGGCAGCATCCGATCGAGGGCCGCATCCCGCCCGATGTCTTTATCCCCTACGCCGAAAGCAACGGGCTGATCGTGCCGCTTACCCGCCAGCTATTCAGGCTGATCGCCGAAGATGCGCCGCAGCTCGCCAAAGCGCTGCCACGGGGAGGTAAAGTCGGCCTCAACATCTCCCCCGCCCACCTTAGCGCACCGTCCTTCCACCAGGACGTGTATGAACTGTTGGCGCAGCTGCCGGGCGATTACTTCACGCTGGTGTTTGAAATCACCGAGCGCGGCATGGTGGAAGAAGAGAGCGCGCTGGCGGAGTTTGACTGGCTGCACAAACAGGGCATCGAGATCGCGGTAGACGATTTTGGCACCGGGCACAGCGCGTTGATCTATCTTGAGCGCTTCACCATGGATTACCTGAAGATCGACCGTGGCTTCGTCAACACCATTGGCCAGGACACGGTCACCGCGCCGGTGCTGGATGCGGTGATCTCGCTGGCGAAAAAGCTGAAAATGCTGACGGTGGCCGAAGGCGTCGAAACCGCCGAGCAGATGCAGTTCCTGCAAGAACACGGCGTCAACTTCATGCAGGGATACTACTTCAGCAAGCCGCTGAGCATCGACAACTTCGTCGCCTACTGCAATGCTCATCAGGTCTTTGATTATCAGGCAAAAAAATAGTTAATCTTTAAGCATCTTTACCCTGCGCTCACCCGAAGAATGTTATGCTGGGCGCAGGTTGTACTTTATTCCACAGCAGGAGCTTACCGTCCGATGTCCGTGCGCATTTTCGCTGCTCTGGTGCTCTCGGCACTGAGCTTCGGTCTGCAGGCCGAAGCCCTCAACGAAAGCTACGCTTTCGCCCTTCTCGGTGAACCGAAATACGCCACCGACTTCAGCCATTTCGACTACGTCAACCCGGCGGCGCCCAAGGGCGGCGACGTACGGCTGGCGGCCATCGGCACCTACGACAACTTCAACCGCTTCGCCACCCGTGGCGTACCCGGTGAACGCACGATGGAGCTGTACGATACGCTGTTCACCAACTCCGACGACGAACCCGGCAGCTATTATCCGCTGATTGCCGAATCGGCCCGTTTCCCGGCCGACATGCGCTGGATGGAGTTGGATATCAACGCGCGCGCCCGCTTCCAAGACGGCAGCCCGATCACCGCCGCCGACGTGGCCTTCACCTTCAATAAATTCATGACCGAAGGCGTGCCGCAGTTTCGCTCCTATTACAAAGGCGTCACGGTCAAGGCCATTTCCCGGCTGACGGTGCGCATCGAGCTGCCTAAAGCCAACCGTGAGCAAATCCTCAGCCTGCTCAGCCTGCGCGTATTGCCGGAAAGCTTCTGGAAAAACCATAAGCTCAACGAACCGCTCAGCACCCCGCCGCTCGCCAGCGGCCCGTATAAAATCGGCGATTACCGCCTCGGCCAGTACATCACCTACCAGCGAGTGCGCGACTACTGGGCCGCCAACCTGCCGGTGAATCGCGGCCGCTATAACTTCGACAGCATTCGCTACGATTATTACCTGGACGATAAAGTGGCGCTGGAAGCCTTCAAGGCCGGGGCTTACGATTTCCGCATCGAGCCGTCGCCCAAGAGCTGGGCCACCCAGTACCAGGGCGGCAACTTCGCGCGCAACTACATCATCAAGCAGGACGAGACCAACCAGGCGGCGCAGAATACCCGTTGGCTGGCGTTCAACCTGCAAAAACCGCTGTTCGCCGATCGTCGGGTACGGGAAGCGATCGGCCTGGCTTTCGACTTCAACTGGATGAACAAGGCGTTGTATTACAACGCCTATCAGCGCGCCGACAGCTATTTCCAAAACACCGCCTACGCCGCCCGTAGCTATCCGGACGCCGCCGAACTGGCCTTGCT
It includes:
- a CDS encoding cyclic di-GMP phosphodiesterase — translated: MGLKRAFARSVSHRQRSLAKSGVAALVFFTLFTAVTLSLINHQRTQYQHKVEARTQKFTLGYISHLTAVMQQMMPLLDKPCLSSQSDITYQAAFTSGVRTFLLVKDGYAYCSSATGDMMLPMKNLYQDIDWDLPLDLKLQQGTPIVPNKPAVAVWLRHPGEQATGILATLDIDLMPYLLFTSHDEQAPGIAIVMGNRALTTFSPNLMPVDQLPKGKADNLTLPNLPLTIMFYNEKLTPNDIRLTLLGSLVLSLMIGVLCYYMLLLRQSPERALLRGIKRNEFFIEYQPVFHTDSNSIGGLEALIRWQHPIEGRIPPDVFIPYAESNGLIVPLTRQLFRLIAEDAPQLAKALPRGGKVGLNISPAHLSAPSFHQDVYELLAQLPGDYFTLVFEITERGMVEEESALAEFDWLHKQGIEIAVDDFGTGHSALIYLERFTMDYLKIDRGFVNTIGQDTVTAPVLDAVISLAKKLKMLTVAEGVETAEQMQFLQEHGVNFMQGYYFSKPLSIDNFVAYCNAHQVFDYQAKK
- a CDS encoding extracellular solute-binding protein; this translates as MSVRIFAALVLSALSFGLQAEALNESYAFALLGEPKYATDFSHFDYVNPAAPKGGDVRLAAIGTYDNFNRFATRGVPGERTMELYDTLFTNSDDEPGSYYPLIAESARFPADMRWMELDINARARFQDGSPITAADVAFTFNKFMTEGVPQFRSYYKGVTVKAISRLTVRIELPKANREQILSLLSLRVLPESFWKNHKLNEPLSTPPLASGPYKIGDYRLGQYITYQRVRDYWAANLPVNRGRYNFDSIRYDYYLDDKVALEAFKAGAYDFRIEPSPKSWATQYQGGNFARNYIIKQDETNQAAQNTRWLAFNLQKPLFADRRVREAIGLAFDFNWMNKALYYNAYQRADSYFQNTAYAARSYPDAAELALLAPLKGQVPPEVFTSIYQPPSSDGSGNDRQNLLKATQLLKEAGWVVKNQKLVNAKTGQPFTFELMLLSGSNFQYVLPFRHNLQRLGIEMQIREVDASQYTRRMRERDFDMMSTVYMAMPFPSADLQILWDSQYIDSSYNTAGVKDPAVDSLVRQIAAHQGDEKALLPLGRALDRVLTWNNYMLPMWYSNHDRYAYWDKFSTPPIRPAYAIGFDNWWYDVNKAARLPAQRQ
- the mepS gene encoding bifunctional murein DD-endopeptidase/murein LD-carboxypeptidase, with product MVKSQPFLRYFLRVVPAIAAAVMLSACSSTHTSNLNNAQTEMRAVNDKDGLLLQASQDEFEAMVRNVDVKSKIMDQYADWKGVRYRLGGDTKRGIDCSAFVQRTFREQFGMDLPRSTYEQEDLGKKIQRTKLRAGDLVLFRAGSTGRHVGIYLGNDQFVHASTSSGVMISKLTDNYWDKRYREARRVLTSG
- a CDS encoding phosphatase PAP2 family protein; protein product: MTRRNLPFILFFNLLGVALFLSWFLPANHGGWFTLDSAIFFFFNHHLATDPAFLHLVAITNNRAFDVISLLAMGLLYLYFYLKQDAAGRRRLVITGVVMLLTAVVLNQLGHLLPVKHPSPTLTFDNIHRVSELTGIPTKDASGDSFPGDHGMMLIIFSCFMLRYFGRGAFTVALLITLVFSLPRVMIGAHWFTDIAVGSLSVVLVGASWVLMTPCSDWIVDRLNRLLPGKHRPGQP